The DNA region GCTTACACAGAGCGATGAGCATCCCGTCGGTGTTGGGGCTGTCGCCGGGCGCGCTGATCCGGAGCCCGCTCATGGAAATGCGGGCGGAGGCGAAGAAGGTCAGATGCTTGCTGGGGCTGTCCCTGAGCGCGATGCCTCTCAGCGTCAGGTCGTTGCAGAACGCGAAGCTCATCATCTGCGACGAGAAACAAGTGAGATCGATTTGAACTCTCgcgtggaggaggaggaggaggaggaggaggggatgaTAAGACAGAGTCGCCGGCAAGCACTTACATTCGGCCGGTTTGTGCACTTCTCTTCCTTGCGGTTGAAACAGTCCCACCAGATTTTGCCCTTGCCGTCGATCTCCCCGCCGCCGACGACGGTGAGTCTGTTGACGTTGTGGAACGACATCAGGCTGACGTACTCGTTCGTCCAAAACCACTCCGGCGCCACGATGTCTCCGTCAATCTTCACAGTAACACTCGAACTGCACTTTCCTTGGAAGGTCAACCCTTTGATAAGGAACGTTGCTCTGGAAGGGATGAGCAGAGTCGGATTATCCCTGTCTGCGcagacatctctccaagcattcaGGAACGCCTGCAAAATTTcagataaatatatatatttttttatttcgaATGATTAAAACCGATCGAGTTTGAGAGCCAGTGCTGACTCTGGAATCGTCAGTTCTTCCATTTCCCTTTGCCCCGTAGCGTAACACGTCGTAAACTCTACCGGCAGCAGCGAGATGAAGCAGGGACAGAAAGCACAGAGCAAGAACCCTAACGCCGCCGACGCCGCCCTTTGCCATGGCGATTGAGATCGAAGGTCCTGGGCTCGCGTTGACCCTTGTGCTTCCTCTCTATTTATACTGCGGAGTAGTTTGTTTGGAAAGAAGATGAAAGTTGTCAGGGATATGGTTCTTCGGTGTGATTTTTAATATTTGGGGGGAAAAAAGGGTTTtggaaataatttaatatttttgcaAAATAG from Zingiber officinale cultivar Zhangliang chromosome 4B, Zo_v1.1, whole genome shotgun sequence includes:
- the LOC121978502 gene encoding probable polygalacturonase At1g80170 gives rise to the protein MAKGGVGGVRVLALCFLSLLHLAAAGRVYDVLRYGAKGNGRTDDSRAFLNAWRDVCADRDNPTLLIPSRATFLIKGLTFQGKCSSSVTVKIDGDIVAPEWFWTNEYVSLMSFHNVNRLTVVGGGEIDGKGKIWWDCFNRKEEKCTNRPNMMSFAFCNDLTLRGIALRDSPSKHLTFFASARISMSGLRISAPGDSPNTDGMLIALWDDCVAIGSNTTNVTVSNVKCGPGHGFSIGSLGGDSSPVTVKRVHFLNSTLTNTTVGVRIKTWMSGGTGQVRNVMFKHINFTSVRKPIQIDQYYCPARNCQNRTSSLTIENVQFAHLHGSSSDELATELLCSKYHPCRGIVMRDVHFRWYGVAPAKSACFNVLSSRSYGRVLPSLNCVAG